One Paramisgurnus dabryanus chromosome 9, PD_genome_1.1, whole genome shotgun sequence genomic window, TTAAgcaaatatctaaataataaatatctataaaaatgtaaacattgcaGTAAATTGTAACCTGGGGTCTTGCTCTTGTGCATTTTCTTCAACTTAtataatgaattaaaaaaacAGCTTTCTACTTCACACAACTTCAagaaaattaaaacaataacacCCATGCCTACgattttaacattgttttaaaaataaatatttgtcatCACATCAGTTACATTGCAAGGTCTGTAAGGCATGGCAAAAGCATGTTTAACTTTCAGTTGTCGGAACGAATGTGTCGGGACACAGAGATGAGGTAAAACTGTCATTATAAATCAATATAACAGTCTAAAGGCTGCCTTGGAAACTATATTACCAACGCTTACAATCAGGAAGATTAGGAGTTCGTAGTTTAGTTTATCTTTAGTCCTTACAGGCCCAAAGCTTTTCCCTGTGTGACAAACTAAAACAGTAGCCAATGGCCTTCTCAGTCTCATTGATTCTTTTTCTGAAGCGATCTCTGTCCCGGGCAAGCTCCTCCCACCGTCCCTTACGAGATGCCTGAAGAGCAAAGGTCCAAGCTCGCATCTTGTGAACTTGAACAATGGGAGAAAATTTCACCTGGAAAATTTTGACAGACATCACATTAGCATCCAAACATATAACTAGGACATACTGAGATTATCATGCCCAAATTGTTATTTACCTTCTTTAAAGTAAGACCTTTCTTCTGACTGCCCTGACCATCTGCCCGACCAACATTCCTTCTCCATGGCACCACAGATAATGTTTCACTAGATGATTTGCGGCAGCAATGGCGAGGAACTTTTCTTTGTAGTAAAGGCGGCTTTGAGTGTCTTGAAggttttttaaatgtcttattTTGTGTGTTGGTTGAATCACTCTGCTTAGAAAGTACTGATGAGCTCTTAAGAGGGGCTCTGAAATTCAACGGGTGATACGGGTCATCATTCTGAGAGAGGGACTTCCATAAGGCCTCTTCTTCATCTTCAGATGCCGGCTTGGAAGAGTCTGAGCCGGTGGACACGGTGGAAAGAGAGGGAGTGGGACTTTCAACCTTTTGAACTTGTTTTGAAATCACTTCTGCTTTGCTTTTGTTAGTTACCACGCTGGACATGCATGCGGTaaagtgcatcgggtgatatgGATCTGTAGACTTGGTCAGAAGTTCCCAGAGTCTGTCGTTATCTTCTCTCTCCCCCTCCAAACAGGAACTGTCTGTGCTGCCCCAGCTGAACTCGCTGTCTGAGAGATGACTTACTGGCTGAGGTTGACACGGACCTTGAACGTCCTCTGCAGATGAACCACATGACTCCTTATCCACGGATGGCTTCTCATGCTTTACAATCTCCTTTGACGAAAATCCTGACACGCATGCAGTAAATGTAAGAGGGCAAGAGCTCTCTCCACATTTCCTATCTGAACTTCCCAATACGCCCCAGTCATATCCATGTTTCCACACGGAGTGATCTCCAATATAGAGTTCCTCATTGTCGGTGAGACACTCGGTTGCATGGGACACAAAGTCGTCCACCAAAGAGCAGCAGAGTTCCTCGTTGACCAGACTTGACAGAACGGCTCTGGAGTGGGAGCTCACGTCAAAGGGGTCCCCCCCAAATTTTGCACCTCCAAcgatgtttttgttgttttcaaaCAAAGAAGAGAGCAGGAAACTGTCAGAGGGGTCTCCTGAGCCACTTGTCATGTGCTGGATGTGTTGTCCCGTCTCGTCTGTAATTCTCAAATGGACTTCAAACCTGAACATCTGGAAGACTGGGGaacaaacaaaattattttactGGTGTACAtatacattcatgcatttggcagatgcttttatccaaaccgACCGACAGTGTAGAGTTACAGTGTGTTACCTGTGAATCTAACGCAATGCACTATTTATTATACTGGTATGATACATTAatctatatttacattttattttattcattttgataactttttaattttcttaatatttaacacttaaaaaacgtatatattatatttatatattcatatttatttatttattctaaatGAATAGTATTAATACGCATACATAGTGCGATACACAAAAtcattacatttaaagcaatcagtaaaaataaatct contains:
- the LOC135773491 gene encoding protein phosphatase 1 regulatory subunit 15B, producing MERTALRRFGDSGMMLLPWTKHILCVLWENLRLLLQVICCSFMAVFQMFRFEVHLRITDETGQHIQHMTSGSGDPSDSFLLSSLFENNKNIVGGAKFGGDPFDVSSHSRAVLSSLVNEELCCSLVDDFVSHATECLTDNEELYIGDHSVWKHGYDWGVLGSSDRKCGESSCPLTFTACVSGFSSKEIVKHEKPSVDKESCGSSAEDVQGPCQPQPVSHLSDSEFSWGSTDSSCLEGEREDNDRLWELLTKSTDPYHPMHFTACMSSVVTNKSKAEVISKQVQKVESPTPSLSTVSTGSDSSKPASEDEEEALWKSLSQNDDPYHPLNFRAPLKSSSVLSKQSDSTNTQNKTFKKPSRHSKPPLLQRKVPRHCCRKSSSETLSVVPWRRNVGRADGQGSQKKGLTLKKVKFSPIVQVHKMRAWTFALQASRKGRWEELARDRDRFRKRINETEKAIGYCFSLSHREKLWACKD